The following are from one region of the Candidatus Amarolinea dominans genome:
- a CDS encoding SDR family oxidoreductase, whose product MKIAVFGATGGAGRQVVEQALAAGHQVSALARNPAKLALTNDNLTIVAGNVLDAIEVEETLQGADAVVVSLGNTDSNPDDVVSQGTQIIISAMQRLGRPQRIVIVSSLGVGESKDQVPFAFKLLMKSVLKKPMQDKERQEALLKASSLDWTIVRPGGLTNGPATGRYRAGLDPKISAGQVSRADVAAFVLKQLTDLTYLHRAPAIT is encoded by the coding sequence ATGAAAATCGCAGTTTTTGGCGCTACCGGCGGCGCCGGCAGGCAGGTGGTGGAACAGGCGTTGGCTGCAGGCCACCAGGTCAGCGCGCTGGCTCGCAACCCTGCCAAACTGGCGCTGACCAATGACAACCTGACCATCGTCGCCGGCAACGTGCTCGACGCCATCGAAGTAGAAGAAACCCTGCAAGGAGCGGATGCCGTGGTGGTTTCCCTGGGTAACACCGACTCCAACCCCGACGATGTGGTTTCACAGGGCACTCAGATCATCATCAGCGCGATGCAGCGCCTGGGCCGGCCGCAGCGCATCGTCATCGTCAGCTCCCTGGGCGTGGGCGAGAGCAAGGACCAGGTGCCTTTTGCCTTCAAGCTCCTGATGAAGAGTGTGCTGAAAAAACCCATGCAAGACAAGGAACGCCAGGAAGCGCTCCTCAAGGCCAGCAGCCTCGATTGGACCATCGTGCGGCCCGGCGGTTTGACCAACGGCCCGGCCACCGGCCGCTACCGCGCAGGACTCGACCCCAAGATCAGCGCAGGCCAGGTCAGCCGCGCCGATGTGGCCGCGTTCGTACTGAAGCAGCTCACCGACCTGACCTACCTGCATCGCGCCCCGGCCATTACCTGA
- a CDS encoding cyclase family protein: MQFYDLSRPLTPRSAVFPGDTPVSLTHNLLLRQGDACNLSSITLSVHAGTHVDAPRHNSDAGPGIDRIPLDVLIGRARVVTLPVTNAITLADVQALDLAGVTRLLVHTRDSDVPDDVFDHDLVFFTPDAAAWLGDQGVRLIGTDAPSVDPVSSADLAAHRAFLRCAVVIVENLCLRAVPDGDYEVMALPLCIAESDGAPARVVLRTLTL, from the coding sequence ATGCAGTTTTATGATCTTTCGCGCCCCCTGACGCCCCGCAGTGCGGTTTTCCCCGGCGATACCCCGGTTTCTTTGACGCACAATCTGCTGCTGCGGCAGGGAGACGCGTGCAATCTCAGTTCGATCACCCTGAGCGTTCATGCCGGCACGCATGTGGACGCGCCGCGCCACAACAGTGACGCCGGGCCGGGCATTGACCGCATTCCGCTCGATGTCCTGATTGGCCGGGCGCGCGTGGTCACGCTGCCGGTGACGAACGCCATCACCCTGGCCGACGTGCAGGCGCTCGATCTGGCCGGCGTGACGCGGCTGCTCGTTCACACACGCGACAGTGACGTGCCCGATGATGTCTTCGATCACGATCTGGTCTTTTTCACGCCCGACGCGGCGGCCTGGCTGGGCGATCAGGGCGTGCGCTTGATTGGCACCGACGCGCCGTCGGTGGACCCGGTCAGCAGCGCCGATCTCGCGGCGCATCGGGCATTTCTGCGCTGCGCTGTGGTGATTGTGGAGAATTTGTGCCTGCGGGCCGTGCCGGACGGCGATTACGAGGTGATGGCTCTGCCGTTGTGCATTGCCGAGAGCGACGGCGCGCCAGCGCGCGTGGTGCTGCGCACGCTGACGCTGTGA
- a CDS encoding M61 family metallopeptidase produces the protein MQLTYTLAMPTPVTHLFHVTLTVTGLEQPTAEFAMPVWTPGSYLVREYARHVQGFAAADGAGQGRPWRKIAKNRWLVETAGVDRVTLSYQVYAGELSVRTSHLDSTHGYFNGATVFMSLDGGRDLPCDLVITPFPGWRISTPLPAAAGEINRYHADNFDHLIDSPTEIGAHQVIEFEALGKPHRIAFYGHGNEDLTRLTADTQKIVETAGAIFGGLPYDDYLFIIHATERRRGGLEHRNSSSNGVVRWNFGDDKEYRQQVLALLAHEFFHVWNVKRIVPVGFLAFDYDEENYTKLLWVMEGWTSYFELLILRRAGLWTASAVLEETAQRILRLQQTPGRLLQSAEMSSFDTWIKFYRPDENSQNTGISYYNKGALLGMLLDLDLRRQSGGQRCLDDVMRHCWQDYALVGRGLPEADFQAVVETVAGASLADFFERFVRGVDELPFDDLLAHAGLELRFGYQDDKPNGAADTPPARRAGLGLRVEETDGRSLISTVFADGAGAAADVAPGDELLALDGLRVTASSLNRRLDGYHPGDRVTLTLFRRDELRQAEVTLGVRPFNRLQMRPAAAVTEAQQALFSQWLHEPFPAPDFVATGDIEIESEKPKT, from the coding sequence ATGCAGCTAACCTACACCCTGGCGATGCCAACCCCTGTCACCCATCTGTTTCATGTCACCCTGACCGTGACCGGCCTGGAGCAGCCGACGGCTGAGTTTGCCATGCCGGTGTGGACGCCCGGCTCCTACCTGGTACGCGAATACGCACGCCATGTGCAAGGGTTTGCGGCGGCGGATGGCGCGGGTCAGGGCCGGCCCTGGCGCAAAATTGCCAAGAACCGCTGGCTGGTGGAAACGGCCGGCGTTGACCGCGTCACTCTCAGCTACCAGGTCTACGCGGGCGAACTGTCGGTGCGCACCAGTCACCTGGACAGCACGCACGGCTACTTCAATGGCGCCACCGTTTTCATGAGCCTGGACGGCGGCCGCGATCTGCCCTGCGACCTGGTCATCACGCCCTTCCCCGGCTGGCGTATCTCCACACCGCTGCCCGCGGCGGCCGGTGAGATCAACCGCTATCACGCCGACAACTTCGACCACCTGATTGACAGCCCCACCGAGATCGGCGCCCACCAGGTGATTGAATTCGAGGCGCTGGGCAAGCCGCACCGCATCGCCTTTTACGGTCATGGCAACGAAGACCTGACTCGCCTGACGGCCGACACGCAGAAAATCGTCGAGACGGCCGGGGCCATCTTCGGCGGCCTGCCCTATGACGATTATCTGTTCATCATCCATGCCACGGAACGACGGCGCGGCGGGCTGGAGCATCGCAATTCCAGCAGCAACGGCGTGGTGCGCTGGAATTTTGGCGATGACAAGGAGTACCGTCAGCAAGTCCTGGCCCTGCTGGCGCACGAGTTTTTCCACGTCTGGAACGTCAAGCGCATCGTGCCCGTAGGCTTCCTGGCCTTCGACTACGACGAAGAAAACTACACCAAACTCCTGTGGGTCATGGAAGGCTGGACTTCGTATTTCGAGCTGCTCATTCTGCGCCGCGCCGGCCTGTGGACGGCCAGCGCTGTGCTGGAAGAGACGGCCCAGCGCATCCTGCGCTTGCAGCAAACGCCCGGCCGTCTGCTGCAGAGCGCCGAGATGTCGAGCTTCGACACCTGGATCAAATTCTATCGCCCTGATGAAAACAGTCAGAACACGGGCATCTCCTACTACAACAAGGGTGCGCTGCTGGGCATGCTGCTCGACCTCGATCTGCGCCGGCAGAGCGGCGGTCAGCGTTGCCTGGACGATGTCATGCGCCACTGCTGGCAGGACTACGCCCTGGTCGGCCGCGGCCTGCCCGAAGCCGATTTTCAGGCCGTCGTCGAGACAGTGGCCGGCGCCTCTCTGGCCGATTTCTTCGAGCGTTTCGTGCGCGGCGTTGACGAACTGCCCTTCGATGACCTCCTGGCCCACGCCGGGCTGGAGCTGCGCTTCGGCTATCAGGATGACAAGCCCAACGGCGCGGCTGACACCCCGCCTGCGCGCAGGGCAGGGCTGGGCCTGCGCGTGGAGGAGACCGACGGCCGTTCGCTGATCAGCACAGTCTTTGCCGATGGCGCCGGCGCCGCGGCCGACGTGGCGCCTGGCGATGAGCTGCTGGCGCTCGATGGCCTGCGCGTGACTGCATCGTCCCTCAATCGGCGCCTGGACGGCTATCACCCCGGCGATCGCGTCACGCTGACGCTGTTCCGCCGCGATGAGCTGCGCCAGGCTGAGGTGACGCTGGGCGTGCGACCGTTCAACCGCCTGCAAATGCGCCCGGCCGCGGCGGTCACGGAGGCGCAGCAGGCGCTCTTCAGCCAATGGCTGCACGAACCATTCCCGGCGCCCGATTTCGTCGCCACGGGCGATATCGAGATCGAATCCGAGAAACCAAAAACCTGA
- a CDS encoding histidine phosphatase family protein produces the protein MSSELTTIWLLRHGQSQWNHEGRWQGQADIQLSELGRQQAHRVGQRLRRYQIEHLISSDATRALETAQVVGSYLHLTPSPHAGLRESDIGAWTGLTSAEIKARFPEEWAAMNARADVARGGGETYSELRSRTWAVAQEAVARHHGQAVLLVSHGTAIRALISAALGLDVFTMHNLWIGGNTALSRLRFRDGRFHLDLHNDTAHLEEAEA, from the coding sequence ATGTCATCTGAACTCACCACCATCTGGCTGCTGCGTCATGGACAGTCGCAGTGGAATCATGAAGGGCGCTGGCAGGGACAGGCCGACATCCAGCTCAGCGAACTGGGCCGCCAACAGGCGCACCGCGTGGGGCAACGGCTCCGTCGTTACCAGATCGAGCATCTGATCAGCAGCGACGCGACGCGCGCGCTGGAGACGGCGCAGGTTGTCGGTTCCTACCTGCACCTGACGCCCTCACCGCACGCGGGTCTGCGCGAGTCGGACATCGGCGCCTGGACCGGGCTGACCTCGGCTGAGATCAAAGCCCGTTTTCCCGAAGAATGGGCGGCCATGAACGCGCGTGCGGATGTGGCCCGCGGCGGCGGTGAAACGTACAGCGAACTGCGTAGTCGCACCTGGGCCGTCGCGCAGGAGGCGGTGGCGCGCCATCACGGGCAAGCCGTCCTGCTGGTGTCGCACGGGACGGCCATTCGCGCCTTGATTTCGGCTGCGCTCGGGCTTGACGTCTTCACCATGCACAACCTGTGGATTGGTGGGAACACTGCGCTCAGCCGCCTGCGCTTTCGCGACGGGCGCTTTCATCTCGATCTGCACAACGACACCGCGCACCTCGAAGAAGCGGAGGCATAG
- a CDS encoding GNAT family N-acetyltransferase, translating to MFDINATPIQEDDLPAVAALVNEALTQVPISATVSADSFRRLGLLNEQGTLYPLDLHNDPAGWLLVRDRNTTLGFVHACTGYLPDAAAPSLVGQGPPAPAAAPPVGFIRFLIFPPGRNDVGGVLLAAAEKFLRAAGVRTVYAWHPQAGYPFYHAGVGISNGQDFYGLSALSEAGYLLTTRVLCYQCNLGQPMPEYTPARRLRCVMRPAIGMPWSLSAFLPGEPQPCAQVQIKTLPEALAVNGKPRAYLLHAAVREEMQRQGVGRWLLQRACNEFSARGFAAIIAHATHQQAAAQAVLPQAGFEELAFRGYTFERQIPR from the coding sequence ATGTTCGACATCAACGCGACACCCATACAAGAAGACGACCTGCCCGCGGTCGCAGCCCTGGTCAACGAAGCGCTGACCCAGGTACCGATCAGCGCGACGGTCAGCGCGGACTCGTTTCGCCGGCTGGGCCTGTTGAATGAACAGGGCACGCTCTATCCGCTCGATCTGCACAATGACCCGGCGGGCTGGCTGCTGGTGCGCGACCGAAACACGACGCTCGGTTTTGTTCATGCCTGTACTGGCTACCTGCCCGATGCCGCCGCGCCATCCCTCGTTGGGCAAGGTCCCCCGGCCCCAGCCGCCGCGCCGCCGGTTGGATTCATCCGCTTCCTGATTTTTCCGCCCGGCCGGAACGATGTGGGCGGCGTCCTGTTAGCCGCGGCAGAAAAATTCCTGCGCGCGGCCGGTGTGCGCACCGTGTACGCCTGGCACCCGCAGGCCGGTTATCCGTTCTACCATGCTGGCGTCGGCATCTCCAACGGACAGGATTTCTACGGCCTGAGTGCGCTCAGTGAAGCCGGCTACCTGTTGACCACGCGCGTGCTCTGTTACCAATGCAACTTGGGGCAACCCATGCCCGAATACACGCCGGCCCGACGTCTGCGCTGCGTCATGCGCCCCGCCATCGGCATGCCCTGGTCGCTGTCGGCGTTTCTGCCCGGCGAGCCTCAGCCGTGCGCCCAGGTGCAGATCAAGACGCTGCCTGAAGCGCTGGCCGTGAATGGCAAACCGCGCGCCTATCTGCTGCATGCGGCTGTACGGGAAGAAATGCAGCGCCAGGGGGTCGGCCGCTGGCTCCTGCAGCGCGCGTGCAACGAGTTCAGCGCGCGCGGCTTCGCGGCCATCATCGCGCATGCAACACACCAACAGGCGGCCGCGCAAGCCGTTCTACCTCAAGCGGGCTTCGAGGAACTGGCCTTCCGGGGCTACACCTTCGAGCGTCAGATACCCCGATAG
- a CDS encoding AAA family ATPase, which translates to MLTRLKVSGFKNLVDADLRFGPFTCVAGANGTGKSNLFDAIQFLSKLAGDTLLNAALAVRSEGRRTADVRNIFHRIGDNYAGQMTLEAEMIVPSTGIDDLGQRAEASITLLCYRLVLAYRADSNLPSLGSLEILHEELTHINVTDAARHLRFPHKLAWRRSVVKGRRVGEFISTVEKEGRCIIKLHQEGTAGRPREYLAATLPRTVLSAVNAIESPTALLARREMQSWRLLQLEPSALREPDEYTALPRLGADGSHMPATLDYLRRAAHNGDQSGGSNGESPMLDELAARLSELVEHVKTIHVDRDDRRQLLTLEMTDRSGTSLPARSLSDGTLRFLALAVLALDPREEGLICLEEPENGIHPERIPAMLQLLQEIAVDIENEVGADNPLRQVIVNTHSPSVVSQAPDDALLVSELQEVMTAGQRAQAARFRWLPDTWRCDADPDTPPVARGILLAYLNPASRPDHQFEQGAPANGISRPRRLVDRPDFQPFLPGMKHPR; encoded by the coding sequence ATGCTGACACGACTCAAGGTCTCTGGGTTCAAGAACCTGGTTGACGCAGACCTACGTTTTGGCCCGTTCACGTGCGTGGCCGGAGCCAATGGTACCGGCAAGTCCAATTTGTTTGACGCGATTCAGTTCCTCAGTAAATTAGCCGGTGACACGTTGCTCAACGCGGCCCTGGCGGTGCGTTCCGAAGGTAGACGCACGGCCGATGTACGCAACATCTTCCATCGTATTGGCGACAATTACGCGGGTCAGATGACTCTCGAGGCAGAGATGATCGTCCCATCCACCGGAATTGACGATTTGGGGCAGCGCGCTGAAGCGTCCATTACCCTCTTGTGCTACCGGCTTGTCCTGGCCTACCGGGCGGACAGCAATCTTCCCAGCCTGGGTTCACTAGAAATCTTGCATGAGGAGCTGACTCACATCAACGTGACTGATGCGGCCAGGCATCTCCGCTTTCCGCACAAGCTGGCGTGGCGACGTTCGGTTGTCAAAGGCCGGCGCGTCGGCGAGTTCATCTCGACGGTCGAAAAAGAGGGGAGATGCATCATCAAGCTGCATCAAGAGGGCACGGCAGGGCGTCCGCGTGAATATCTCGCCGCCACGCTGCCGCGCACGGTCCTTTCGGCGGTCAATGCCATCGAGAGCCCAACAGCCTTGCTGGCGCGGCGCGAGATGCAGTCCTGGCGCCTGCTGCAACTCGAACCCTCCGCGTTACGCGAGCCTGACGAATACACGGCCCTTCCTCGCTTGGGCGCTGACGGCTCACATATGCCGGCGACCCTGGACTATCTGAGGCGTGCAGCTCACAATGGAGATCAGTCTGGCGGCAGTAACGGGGAGTCGCCCATGCTGGATGAACTGGCTGCACGTCTCTCTGAACTTGTCGAACACGTCAAAACGATCCATGTTGACCGAGATGATCGCCGGCAGCTTCTGACACTGGAAATGACAGACCGCAGCGGTACTTCGTTACCGGCCCGTTCACTGTCTGACGGGACGCTGCGCTTTCTGGCGTTGGCCGTGCTGGCTCTCGACCCGCGTGAAGAAGGGCTGATCTGCCTGGAAGAACCGGAGAACGGCATCCACCCCGAACGCATCCCGGCGATGCTGCAGCTTCTGCAAGAAATCGCCGTTGATATAGAGAACGAGGTCGGTGCAGACAACCCGCTGCGACAGGTGATTGTCAACACTCACTCACCCAGCGTGGTCAGCCAGGCGCCTGACGACGCCCTCCTGGTTTCCGAACTGCAAGAGGTGATGACGGCCGGGCAACGTGCGCAGGCGGCCCGATTTCGATGGTTACCCGACACTTGGCGCTGCGATGCCGACCCAGACACACCTCCTGTGGCACGCGGCATCCTGCTGGCCTACCTCAATCCGGCGAGCCGCCCTGACCACCAATTCGAGCAAGGTGCGCCTGCTAATGGCATTTCCAGGCCGCGTCGCCTTGTAGATCGGCCCGATTTTCAACCCTTTCTGCCTGGGATGAAACATCCGAGATGA
- a CDS encoding Fic family protein has product MLESRLLARLNRKKAQLDALRPLPPAALRRLQEQLMVEWIYHSNAIEGSTLTLRETQFILETGLTIGGKSLREHFEVINHRDAIDYVQMLAAGDEPINAFHARQIHKLVLTQIDDANAGQYRTLPVRIGGARHQPPESWDLPYLMADWAEWLNSTALSLHPISRAALAHHRLAAIHPFIDGNGRTARLVMNLLLLRDGFPPTIILSENRGQYYRVLAQADVGNEPPIANFVGRAVERSLTLYLEACTSRGSMPDPAEQWIPLRQAVEGTPYSQEYLGLLARNGRLEAVKRGKVWYTTRQAVDAYRQSAGS; this is encoded by the coding sequence GTGCTGGAATCACGCCTCTTGGCTCGCCTGAACCGCAAGAAAGCGCAGTTGGACGCTCTGCGGCCGCTGCCGCCCGCGGCGCTCCGTCGTCTGCAGGAACAACTGATGGTGGAGTGGATCTACCATTCCAACGCCATCGAGGGCAGCACCTTGACGCTGCGTGAGACACAGTTCATTCTGGAAACCGGGCTGACCATCGGCGGCAAGAGTCTGCGCGAGCACTTCGAGGTGATCAATCACAGGGATGCGATTGATTACGTCCAGATGCTGGCCGCTGGCGATGAACCGATCAACGCGTTTCACGCGCGGCAGATTCACAAGCTTGTGCTGACGCAGATTGATGATGCCAACGCCGGCCAATATCGCACGCTTCCGGTGCGGATTGGCGGGGCGCGTCATCAGCCGCCGGAGAGTTGGGACCTCCCATACCTGATGGCCGACTGGGCGGAGTGGCTCAACAGCACAGCCCTGTCCTTGCATCCGATCAGCCGGGCAGCCCTTGCCCATCATCGCCTGGCCGCGATTCATCCGTTCATAGATGGGAACGGCCGCACGGCTCGCCTGGTGATGAACCTCCTGCTCCTGCGCGATGGGTTTCCACCCACCATCATCTTGAGCGAAAACCGCGGCCAGTACTACCGCGTTCTGGCCCAGGCCGACGTGGGGAACGAACCGCCCATCGCCAACTTCGTGGGGCGGGCCGTTGAGCGCAGCCTGACCCTTTACCTCGAAGCCTGCACGTCCCGCGGCAGCATGCCTGACCCGGCAGAGCAGTGGATTCCACTGCGGCAGGCGGTCGAAGGGACGCCCTACAGCCAGGAATACCTGGGCTTGCTGGCGCGCAACGGCCGCCTGGAAGCAGTCAAGCGCGGCAAGGTGTGGTACACCACCAGGCAGGCCGTGGACGCCTACCGGCAGTCGGCAGGCTCGTAG
- a CDS encoding deoxyribodipyrimidine photo-lyase: protein MRVAIWWIRRDLRLAANPALTAALAMADQVIPLFILDPHLAQAPTTGAKRLAFLLDGLRSLDADLARRGSRLIFRQGDPQAVLADLVAAAGAGAIVAQADVSPYARRRDAEAAAHLPLQLTPGVTVFPSDVVTKADGSPYTVFTPFSRAWKALPPNLTPLPAPGRIPTPVDLASDRIPASPALPPDVPFEASEAEAQRRLRAFADGLQAPIRRYHELRDRPDLDGTSQLSPYLRFGLISPRQAAAAAYAILDGTTDAAGRRGAEVWLNELIWREFNASILYHFPGVLRAAFRPELRSIPWDNNPELFAAWCEGRTGYPIVDAAMLQLVQTGWMHNRARMIVASFLVKDLLIDWRWGERFFMQHLVDGDPASNNGGWQWTAGVGTDAAPYFRIFNPVLQGEKFDPNGDFVRRWLPALAHVPAPFIHKPWMMTPLEQRQAGCVLGQDYPAPIVDHAAARERTLAAYQRAG, encoded by the coding sequence ATGCGTGTGGCAATCTGGTGGATTCGGCGTGATTTGCGCCTGGCCGCCAACCCGGCGCTGACGGCCGCCCTGGCAATGGCCGACCAGGTCATTCCCCTCTTCATTCTCGATCCGCACCTCGCCCAGGCCCCAACCACGGGCGCCAAACGCCTGGCTTTCCTGCTGGACGGTCTGCGCAGCCTGGATGCGGACCTGGCCCGCCGCGGCAGTCGCTTGATCTTTCGCCAGGGCGACCCGCAGGCGGTGCTGGCCGACTTGGTCGCAGCCGCCGGCGCCGGCGCGATCGTGGCCCAGGCCGATGTTTCTCCGTATGCGCGGCGCCGCGACGCCGAGGCGGCCGCCCATCTGCCCTTGCAGCTCACCCCAGGCGTCACCGTCTTCCCCTCCGATGTCGTGACCAAAGCAGACGGGTCGCCCTACACCGTCTTCACGCCCTTCAGCCGGGCCTGGAAGGCGCTGCCGCCCAACCTGACCCCGCTGCCCGCGCCCGGCCGCATTCCCACTCCCGTTGACCTGGCGAGCGACCGGATTCCGGCCAGTCCCGCCTTGCCGCCCGACGTGCCCTTCGAGGCCAGCGAAGCGGAGGCGCAGCGCCGTCTGCGGGCCTTTGCGGACGGCTTGCAGGCGCCCATCCGGCGCTACCACGAGCTGCGCGACCGCCCGGACCTGGACGGAACCTCGCAGTTGTCGCCCTACCTGCGCTTCGGTCTGATCTCCCCGCGGCAGGCGGCCGCGGCGGCCTACGCCATCCTCGACGGGACGACCGACGCAGCCGGCCGCCGCGGCGCAGAGGTCTGGCTCAACGAGCTGATCTGGCGCGAATTCAACGCCAGCATCCTCTATCATTTTCCGGGCGTGCTGCGCGCCGCGTTCCGCCCCGAACTGCGCAGCATCCCGTGGGACAACAACCCTGAGCTTTTCGCCGCCTGGTGCGAGGGCCGCACCGGCTATCCGATCGTGGACGCGGCCATGCTCCAACTGGTGCAGACCGGCTGGATGCACAACCGCGCCCGCATGATCGTAGCCTCGTTCCTGGTCAAAGACCTGCTGATTGACTGGCGCTGGGGCGAACGCTTCTTCATGCAGCACCTGGTGGACGGCGACCCGGCCTCGAACAACGGCGGCTGGCAGTGGACGGCCGGCGTTGGCACAGACGCCGCGCCCTATTTCCGCATCTTCAACCCGGTGCTGCAAGGCGAGAAGTTCGATCCCAACGGCGACTTTGTGCGCCGCTGGCTGCCCGCGCTGGCGCATGTGCCCGCGCCGTTCATTCACAAGCCGTGGATGATGACGCCGCTGGAACAGCGCCAGGCCGGCTGCGTGCTGGGGCAGGATTACCCGGCGCCCATTGTGGATCATGCCGCGGCGCGCGAACGGACGTTAGCCGCGTACCAACGGGCGGGGTGA
- a CDS encoding permease: MITHPDSLYNRIATRRPQAAAWAAVILIAIAWILAYRSLQPLANWLAFDLIGLTPGSHLGEAVAFFLYDVPKILLLLSGIIFLVTILRSFFSPEQTRRLLGGKRLGLGNTLAAGLGVLTPFCSCSAVPLFIGFVESGIPLGVTFSFLIAAPMVNEVAVVMLFGLFGWQVAALYMVMGLVIAIVAGLVIGSLKLERFVEDFVWQIHVGGAGLESERLTWVDRFARARQSTAEIVSKVWPYVVVGIAIGALIHGFVPENALAGIMGRDAWWSVPAAVALGVPMYSNAAGIIPVVHALMGKGAALGTVLAFMMSVVALSLPEMIILRRVLKPQLIGVFIGVVATGIVLVGYLFNLVV; encoded by the coding sequence ATGATTACGCATCCTGATTCGCTCTACAACCGCATCGCGACGCGGCGCCCGCAGGCCGCGGCGTGGGCCGCCGTCATCCTGATCGCCATCGCCTGGATTCTGGCCTACCGCAGCCTGCAGCCGTTGGCGAACTGGCTCGCCTTCGATCTGATCGGGTTGACCCCCGGCTCGCACCTGGGCGAAGCGGTGGCCTTCTTCCTCTACGATGTGCCCAAAATTTTGCTGTTGCTCAGCGGCATCATCTTTCTGGTGACGATCCTGCGCTCCTTCTTCAGCCCTGAACAGACGCGCCGCCTGCTGGGCGGCAAGCGCCTGGGCTTGGGCAACACGCTGGCGGCCGGGCTGGGCGTCCTCACCCCCTTCTGCTCCTGCTCGGCCGTGCCGCTCTTCATCGGCTTCGTCGAGTCGGGCATTCCCCTGGGCGTCACCTTCTCGTTCCTGATCGCTGCGCCCATGGTCAATGAGGTCGCGGTCGTCATGCTGTTCGGCTTGTTCGGCTGGCAGGTGGCTGCGCTCTACATGGTGATGGGGCTGGTGATTGCCATCGTCGCCGGTCTGGTCATCGGCAGCCTGAAGTTGGAGCGCTTCGTCGAAGATTTCGTGTGGCAAATCCATGTTGGCGGCGCCGGCCTGGAGAGCGAACGCCTGACGTGGGTGGATCGCTTCGCTCGCGCCCGCCAGAGTACGGCCGAGATCGTGAGCAAGGTGTGGCCCTACGTGGTGGTGGGCATTGCCATCGGCGCGCTCATCCACGGTTTCGTGCCTGAGAACGCCCTTGCGGGCATCATGGGCCGCGACGCCTGGTGGTCTGTGCCGGCCGCAGTGGCATTGGGCGTGCCGATGTACTCTAACGCCGCGGGCATCATTCCGGTGGTGCATGCCCTGATGGGCAAAGGCGCGGCGCTTGGCACGGTGTTGGCCTTCATGATGAGCGTGGTGGCCTTGAGCCTGCCCGAAATGATCATCCTGCGCCGCGTGCTCAAACCGCAGCTCATCGGGGTCTTCATCGGCGTTGTCGCCACGGGCATCGTCCTCGTCGGCTATCTCTTCAACCTGGTCGTGTGA
- a CDS encoding thioredoxin family protein, producing MTINIKVLGPGCNNCHKVEATARAAVTQMGIDAHIEKVTDYVTFARYGLLHTPGLVINEKLVSGGRIPTVAEVQTWLANAALAG from the coding sequence ATGACGATCAACATCAAAGTTCTCGGCCCCGGCTGTAACAACTGCCACAAGGTGGAAGCCACCGCGCGTGCCGCCGTGACCCAAATGGGCATAGACGCCCACATCGAGAAGGTCACAGATTACGTCACCTTTGCGCGTTACGGCCTGCTGCACACCCCGGGCCTGGTCATCAACGAGAAGTTGGTCAGTGGCGGCCGCATCCCCACCGTGGCCGAGGTGCAGACCTGGCTGGCCAACGCGGCCCTGGCTGGTTGA
- a CDS encoding helix-turn-helix transcriptional regulator, whose product MEMSYEEIANRLKLLSHPVRLQILDALRREARCVCHLETVLQRPQPYISQQLAVLRSEGLVTDRKEGQNVYYRVTDPALAVLLTAVLGPAPNGDQRPLAGCPCPQCSTIAPITLHLQMAPTA is encoded by the coding sequence ATGGAGATGTCGTACGAGGAGATTGCCAACCGTCTCAAACTGTTGTCGCACCCGGTGCGCCTGCAGATTCTGGACGCCCTGCGCCGCGAGGCGCGCTGCGTGTGCCATCTGGAGACGGTGCTGCAACGACCGCAGCCCTACATCTCACAGCAGTTGGCCGTGCTGCGCAGCGAGGGCCTGGTCACGGATCGCAAGGAAGGGCAAAATGTCTACTACCGGGTGACCGATCCCGCGCTGGCTGTCCTGCTGACCGCCGTGCTTGGCCCCGCCCCCAATGGCGATCAGCGTCCGTTGGCCGGCTGCCCCTGCCCCCAGTGCAGCACCATCGCGCCGATCACGTTGCATCTGCAAATGGCCCCGACAGCTTGA